A stretch of the Tardiphaga sp. 709 genome encodes the following:
- the addA gene encoding double-strand break repair helicase AddA translates to MSGPRNIPPAASAKQQLASDPASSVFVSANAGSGKTYVLVNRVIRLLLDGVPPEKILCVTFTKAAAANMAERVFTRLGHWVTLDDAALDAEIRNAGVPASNSRLRSRARELFASALETPGGLKVQTIHALCTRLLQQFPFEANVPARFSVLDDRDQNEMMERASLQVLLHAAAAPDSAEGRALTTAMTSAADVTFRDVVREASLSRDQFLAWIERAGSTDAAMAQLSATLGVTPGDTKGSVELEIIDGPHLPRERWILAAEIFATGSKTDNDQAARLREALALSGTEQVEKYLELFLTKDQSLRKSLATKKIADSRPDLLAALQREGDRVIPLLERRRAVAMRERTQSLLVIASQVAENYRREKNERGLLDYDDLIARTLEMLDRVSSSWVHFKLDRGVDHVLIDEAQDTSPRQWDIITHLISEFTSGEGARDGLKRTIFAVGDEKQSIFSFQGAAPREFDLRRKALQSRFKDAGMKFDPIAFSHSFRSGSAILQSVDHVFREEAIFRSIHAVENGYPIHETLEDAGPSLIDLWELEQPDDRPSIEGWQAPFDKRSETSPEVKLARRVQTEIKDLITAKTETGPLGKRRALRYGDMLVLVRRRGKAFDAIIQALKHAGIPVAGADRLKLTEHIAIIDLMNLADALLLPQDDLALATVLKSPLFGLDDDDLFKLAYERTGSLRDALDEQAASDPKLGGAFKRLIACEKRFASETPFAFYAWLLGGDHGRARILRRLGHEANDALDEFLELALGYERKAPASLQGFIAWLRAADTEVKRDMEIARDEVRVMTVHGAKGLEAPVVFMVDTTSSPADSQRLNLIHLPQGNAAPNSPGVVVWAGKKADDPPAVAAARADMIRDTEDEYRRLLYVAMTRAADRLIVGGCMPGNRNEVRPLSWYDLIQKGLENSGLQMQSVPPPDGVVKRYTRVEDVTPALGAMAPVAAGAPIVLPAWMRGKVGDQPRRESLLRPSDADDDNDGRGQSSGESERLRQLALQRGNLVHRLLQSLPDIAAEKRRETALNFLARNANDWSDLDRVALTTQVLSLIGDPRLAELFAPGSRAEVAVAGRLTRKDGTPVLVSGQIDRLVLTKTEIRIVDYKTNHNPPRRLIEAPKAYIRQLALYRGVLAKLYPDRPIRAALLWTETLEMMEISGAALDAELAAIISL, encoded by the coding sequence ATGAGCGGCCCGCGCAATATCCCGCCCGCGGCGAGCGCCAAGCAGCAACTCGCATCGGATCCCGCTTCCTCCGTATTCGTCTCGGCCAATGCCGGCTCCGGCAAGACCTATGTGCTGGTCAACCGCGTCATCCGGCTGCTGCTCGACGGCGTGCCGCCCGAGAAGATTCTCTGCGTCACCTTCACCAAGGCCGCTGCGGCCAACATGGCGGAGCGCGTCTTCACGCGGCTCGGCCATTGGGTCACGCTGGATGACGCCGCACTCGACGCGGAAATCAGGAATGCCGGCGTTCCCGCATCGAACAGCAGACTGCGCTCGCGGGCGCGCGAATTGTTCGCCAGCGCGCTGGAGACGCCGGGTGGTCTGAAAGTCCAGACGATCCACGCGCTGTGTACGCGACTGCTGCAACAATTTCCGTTCGAGGCCAATGTGCCGGCGCGGTTCAGCGTGCTCGACGACCGCGACCAGAACGAGATGATGGAGCGCGCCAGCCTGCAGGTGCTGCTGCACGCGGCGGCGGCGCCTGACAGCGCAGAAGGCCGCGCGTTGACAACGGCCATGACCTCGGCCGCCGACGTGACGTTCCGCGACGTGGTGCGCGAGGCGAGTCTGTCCCGCGATCAGTTCCTGGCGTGGATCGAGCGCGCCGGCTCGACCGACGCCGCGATGGCGCAGCTGTCGGCAACGCTGGGCGTCACGCCCGGCGATACCAAAGGGAGCGTCGAGCTGGAGATCATCGACGGACCGCATCTGCCGCGCGAGCGCTGGATCCTTGCCGCGGAAATCTTCGCGACCGGCAGCAAGACCGATAACGATCAGGCAGCACGGCTGCGCGAAGCTCTGGCGCTATCGGGCACCGAGCAGGTCGAGAAATATCTCGAACTGTTTCTGACCAAGGACCAATCGCTCCGTAAATCGCTTGCGACCAAGAAGATCGCGGACAGCCGGCCGGATCTGCTGGCGGCTTTGCAACGCGAAGGCGACCGCGTGATCCCGCTGCTGGAGCGTCGACGCGCCGTCGCGATGCGCGAGCGTACCCAGTCACTGCTGGTGATCGCCAGCCAGGTCGCGGAGAACTATCGCCGGGAGAAGAACGAACGCGGCTTGCTGGACTATGACGACCTGATCGCGCGCACGCTGGAGATGCTCGACAGGGTGTCGTCGAGCTGGGTGCATTTCAAGCTCGACCGCGGCGTCGATCATGTGCTGATCGACGAGGCGCAGGATACGAGCCCGCGGCAATGGGACATCATCACCCATCTGATCTCGGAATTCACCTCCGGCGAAGGCGCGCGCGACGGCCTCAAGCGCACGATCTTCGCGGTGGGCGACGAGAAGCAGTCGATCTTTTCGTTCCAGGGGGCCGCACCGCGCGAATTCGACCTGCGGCGCAAGGCGCTGCAGAGCCGCTTCAAGGACGCCGGGATGAAGTTCGATCCCATCGCGTTCAGCCATTCGTTCCGGTCGGGCTCGGCCATTCTGCAGTCGGTCGATCACGTGTTTCGCGAGGAAGCAATTTTCCGCAGCATCCATGCCGTGGAGAACGGCTATCCCATTCATGAAACGCTGGAGGATGCCGGTCCCAGCCTGATCGATCTGTGGGAGCTGGAGCAGCCGGACGACCGGCCCAGTATCGAAGGCTGGCAGGCGCCATTCGACAAGCGCTCGGAGACCAGCCCGGAGGTGAAGCTCGCGCGCCGTGTGCAGACCGAGATCAAAGACTTGATCACGGCGAAGACCGAGACCGGGCCGCTCGGCAAACGCCGTGCGCTGCGCTATGGCGACATGCTGGTGCTGGTGCGCCGCCGCGGCAAAGCCTTCGACGCCATCATCCAGGCGCTGAAACATGCGGGCATTCCCGTCGCCGGCGCCGACCGACTCAAGCTCACCGAACATATCGCCATCATCGACCTGATGAATCTGGCCGACGCGCTGCTGCTTCCGCAGGACGATCTGGCACTGGCGACCGTGTTGAAGAGCCCGCTATTCGGACTCGATGACGATGACCTGTTCAAGCTGGCCTATGAGCGCACGGGATCGCTCCGCGACGCGCTCGACGAACAGGCGGCGAGCGATCCCAAGCTCGGCGGCGCTTTCAAGCGGCTCATCGCCTGCGAGAAACGCTTCGCCAGCGAGACGCCTTTCGCATTCTATGCCTGGCTGCTCGGCGGTGATCACGGCCGCGCGCGTATCCTGCGCCGGCTCGGCCATGAGGCCAATGACGCGCTCGACGAATTTCTCGAACTGGCACTGGGATATGAGCGCAAGGCGCCGGCCTCGCTGCAGGGCTTCATCGCCTGGCTGCGCGCCGCCGACACCGAAGTGAAGCGCGACATGGAGATCGCCCGCGACGAAGTCCGCGTGATGACCGTGCACGGCGCCAAGGGTCTGGAAGCGCCTGTTGTGTTCATGGTCGATACCACATCGTCGCCAGCGGATTCGCAGCGGCTCAACCTGATTCATCTCCCGCAGGGCAACGCCGCACCGAACAGCCCGGGCGTCGTGGTCTGGGCCGGCAAGAAGGCGGACGATCCGCCGGCCGTGGCGGCAGCGCGCGCCGACATGATCCGCGATACCGAGGACGAGTATCGCCGGCTGCTTTACGTCGCGATGACGCGCGCGGCCGATCGCCTGATCGTTGGCGGCTGCATGCCCGGCAACCGCAACGAAGTGCGGCCGCTGTCCTGGTACGACCTGATTCAGAAGGGCCTGGAAAACTCCGGGCTGCAGATGCAGAGCGTTCCGCCGCCGGACGGCGTGGTGAAACGCTATACGCGCGTGGAAGACGTGACACCGGCGCTTGGTGCGATGGCACCTGTCGCAGCGGGTGCGCCGATCGTGCTGCCGGCCTGGATGCGCGGCAAGGTCGGCGACCAGCCGCGCCGCGAAAGCCTGCTGCGGCCATCGGATGCCGACGACGATAACGACGGCCGCGGGCAGAGCTCGGGCGAATCCGAACGGCTGCGTCAACTGGCTCTGCAGCGCGGCAATCTCGTGCATCGCCTGTTGCAATCGCTGCCCGACATCGCCGCCGAGAAGCGTCGCGAGACCGCGCTGAATTTCCTCGCCCGCAACGCTAATGACTGGAGCGATCTCGACCGCGTGGCGCTGACCACGCAGGTGCTGTCGCTGATCGGCGATCCGCGCCTCGCGGAACTGTTTGCCCCCGGCAGTCGCGCCGAGGTGGCGGTGGCCGGACGACTGACGCGGAAGGATGGGACGCCCGTGCTGGTGTCGGGCCAGATCGACCGGCTGGTCCTGACCAAAACCGAGATCCGGATCGTCGATTACAAGACCAACCACAACCCGCCGCGCAGACTGATCGAGGCGCCCAAGGCCTATATCCGGCAGCTGGCGCTGTATCGCGGCGTGCTCGCCAAGTTATACCCAGACCGGCCGATCCGGGCTGCCCTGCTCTGGACGGAAACGCTTGAAATGATGGAGATTTCCGGTGCTGCGCTGGACGCGGAGCTGGCCGCCATCATCTCACTGTGA
- the addB gene encoding double-strand break repair protein AddB, translating to MRVFNIPSSAPFLRTLITALVDGDLVEGFSARGAPEKLAEVTLYLPTRRAGRMAQEIFLDVLGTDAVLLPRIVPLGDVDEEELAFAQAASPEALERLDAPPALDGLQRRLLLAQLIAAWAKQLAPGDPGQTPLVVGGPASTLALADDLARLMDDMATRKVDWGALDGLVPDALDQYWQLTLQFLGIARNVWPDILAAHNAIEPAVRRDLLIDAEAARLKAHKGGPIIAAGSTGSMPTTAKFLREVAQLPDGAVVLPGLDTDLDDIAWNLIGGTKDAFGRTESSASNHPQFALHALLERFGITRRDVMTLGTPSPQGRELLASEAMRPSNATAQWHTRLAQPAVEQKIAAGMQNLAVIAATNPEMEALAIAIAMREAHELKKSAALVTPDRALARRVMAALGRWNLIFDDSGGDALTETSAGIFARLIAEAAAEQLEPATLLALLKHPLFRLGAAPNAWKDAIETLELALLRGTRPTPGTAGLAQDFARFRDELRKLRRREASMLHGAEPRAKLDDDRLDRAEELIVGLRAALAPLESIHPIRPIDFAEVALRHREAIRLLSRDDRNNDVALVGREGTALTKAFDDLVVMETVATESGDEERLRPSGLMMQLRDYPDVFHTAFADRIVRRPEVANATLRIYGQLEARLTQSDRVILGGLVEGIWPPSPRIDPWLSRPMRHQLGLDLPERRIGLTAHDFVQLLGTEDVILSHAAKVGGAPAVASRFLHRLEAVAGETRWDAALAAGEHYVRYAEELDKPETVTPIAQPEPRPPRAARPLRLSVTAIEDWLRDPYTIYAKYILGLAPLDPVDMPLSAADRGSAIHASLGDFTMEYSKALPDDPARELRRIGDRHFAPLMARPEARALWWPRFLRIASWFGAWEIDRRINVASIDAEVRGEITIPLDHNRVFHLSARADRIEHRSDRTFALLDYKTGQPPTGKQVRMGLSPQLTLEAAILREGGFAGIAAGSSVSELVYVRLSGNNPPGEERSLELKIERKDEPQLPDDAAIEARTKLEALIRSFEDEATAYTSLSLSMWSNRYGSYDDLARIKEWSANGGSGGGES from the coding sequence ATGCGCGTCTTCAACATTCCATCCTCTGCGCCGTTCCTGCGCACGCTGATCACCGCGCTTGTCGACGGTGATCTCGTCGAGGGATTCTCTGCACGCGGCGCGCCGGAGAAACTGGCTGAAGTCACCCTGTATCTGCCCACACGCCGCGCCGGCCGCATGGCACAGGAGATCTTCCTCGACGTGCTCGGCACCGACGCCGTGCTGCTGCCGCGTATCGTTCCGCTCGGGGATGTCGATGAGGAGGAACTGGCCTTTGCGCAGGCGGCATCGCCCGAGGCCCTCGAAAGGCTGGATGCACCGCCCGCGCTTGACGGATTGCAGCGCCGGCTTCTGCTGGCGCAACTGATTGCCGCATGGGCGAAGCAACTCGCGCCCGGCGACCCCGGCCAGACACCGCTCGTGGTCGGTGGCCCCGCCTCGACGCTCGCGCTGGCCGACGATCTGGCGCGGCTGATGGACGACATGGCGACGCGCAAGGTCGACTGGGGCGCGCTGGACGGGCTGGTACCCGATGCGCTCGATCAGTATTGGCAATTGACGCTGCAGTTTCTGGGTATCGCCAGAAATGTGTGGCCGGACATCCTCGCGGCTCACAATGCGATCGAGCCTGCGGTGCGCCGTGATCTCTTGATCGACGCGGAAGCAGCGCGCCTGAAAGCGCACAAAGGCGGCCCGATCATCGCGGCAGGTTCGACAGGCTCGATGCCGACCACGGCGAAGTTCCTGCGCGAAGTCGCGCAACTGCCTGATGGCGCTGTCGTGCTGCCCGGCCTCGATACCGACCTCGACGACATCGCATGGAATCTCATCGGCGGCACCAAGGATGCATTCGGCCGAACCGAATCCTCGGCATCGAACCATCCGCAATTCGCGCTGCACGCACTGCTGGAACGCTTCGGCATCACGCGCCGCGATGTGATGACGCTCGGCACGCCGTCACCGCAGGGCCGCGAATTGCTGGCCTCGGAGGCGATGCGCCCGTCCAATGCCACGGCGCAATGGCATACGCGACTGGCGCAGCCCGCCGTGGAGCAGAAGATTGCGGCCGGCATGCAGAATCTCGCCGTGATTGCCGCCACCAATCCGGAAATGGAAGCGCTGGCCATCGCGATTGCGATGCGTGAGGCTCATGAGCTGAAGAAATCCGCAGCCCTCGTGACGCCCGACCGCGCACTGGCGCGCCGGGTAATGGCCGCGCTCGGCCGCTGGAATCTGATTTTCGACGACTCCGGCGGCGACGCGCTGACGGAGACATCGGCCGGCATCTTTGCACGCCTCATTGCCGAGGCCGCGGCGGAGCAGCTCGAACCGGCGACATTGCTGGCGCTGTTGAAACATCCGCTGTTTCGCCTTGGCGCCGCACCGAACGCCTGGAAAGACGCGATCGAGACGCTCGAACTCGCACTGCTGCGCGGCACGCGGCCGACGCCGGGCACGGCGGGACTGGCGCAGGATTTCGCGCGGTTCCGCGACGAGCTCCGCAAGCTGCGCCGCCGCGAAGCCTCGATGCTGCATGGCGCGGAGCCCCGCGCAAAACTCGACGACGACCGTCTCGACCGCGCGGAAGAATTGATCGTGGGATTGCGCGCGGCGCTGGCGCCGCTGGAGAGCATCCACCCGATCCGACCGATCGATTTCGCCGAGGTCGCGCTGCGGCATCGCGAAGCGATCAGGCTGCTATCGCGCGACGACAGGAACAACGACGTCGCGCTTGTGGGGCGCGAAGGCACGGCGCTGACCAAGGCATTCGACGATCTCGTCGTCATGGAGACCGTCGCGACCGAGAGCGGCGACGAAGAGCGACTACGCCCCAGCGGGCTGATGATGCAGCTCCGCGATTATCCCGATGTGTTTCACACCGCCTTCGCCGACCGCATCGTGCGCCGGCCGGAAGTCGCCAATGCGACTTTGCGCATCTACGGCCAGCTCGAAGCACGCCTGACGCAATCGGATCGTGTGATTCTCGGCGGTCTCGTCGAAGGCATCTGGCCGCCGTCGCCGCGCATCGATCCCTGGCTCAGCCGCCCGATGCGGCATCAACTTGGTCTCGATCTCCCGGAGCGCCGCATCGGCCTCACCGCGCATGACTTCGTGCAGCTGCTCGGCACGGAAGACGTCATCCTCAGTCACGCGGCAAAAGTCGGCGGCGCACCGGCCGTGGCCTCGCGTTTCCTGCACCGGCTCGAAGCCGTCGCCGGCGAGACCCGCTGGGACGCGGCGCTGGCCGCGGGCGAGCATTATGTTCGCTATGCCGAAGAGCTCGATAAACCCGAGACCGTCACGCCGATTGCCCAGCCGGAGCCGCGGCCGCCGCGTGCTGCACGTCCGCTCAGGCTGTCGGTCACCGCCATCGAGGACTGGCTGCGCGATCCCTATACGATCTATGCCAAATATATTCTGGGCCTGGCGCCGCTCGATCCCGTCGACATGCCGCTCTCGGCCGCCGACCGGGGATCGGCGATTCACGCGTCGCTCGGCGACTTCACGATGGAATACAGCAAGGCGCTGCCTGACGATCCCGCCCGCGAGCTGCGCCGGATCGGCGACCGGCATTTTGCGCCGCTGATGGCGCGGCCTGAAGCGCGCGCATTGTGGTGGCCGCGCTTCCTGCGCATCGCATCGTGGTTCGGCGCCTGGGAAATCGACCGCCGCATCAATGTCGCCAGTATCGATGCGGAAGTGCGCGGAGAGATCACGATCCCGCTCGATCACAACCGTGTCTTCCATCTCTCGGCGCGGGCCGACCGTATCGAACACCGCAGCGACCGCACTTTCGCGCTCTTGGACTACAAGACCGGCCAGCCGCCCACCGGCAAGCAGGTGCGCATGGGCCTGTCGCCGCAGCTCACACTGGAAGCCGCAATCCTGCGCGAGGGTGGATTTGCCGGCATTGCCGCGGGCTCGTCGGTCAGCGAACTGGTCTATGTCCGGCTCAGCGGCAACAACCCGCCTGGCGAAGAGCGGTCGCTCGAACTGAAGATCGAGCGCAAGGACGAGCCGCAATTGCCCGACGATGCTGCGATCGAAGCGCGCACCAAGCTGGAAGCGCTGATCCGCAGCTTCGAAGACGAAGCCACCGCCTATACGTCGCTCAGCCTGTCCATGTGGTCCAACCGCTATGGCAGCTATGACGATCTGGCGCGGATCAAGGAATGGTCGGCCAATGGTGGCTCTGGGGGAGGCGAGTCATGA
- a CDS encoding nucleotidyltransferase family protein has protein sequence MSVKPTKAMVLAAGLGLRMRPLTDNLPKPLVPVAGQPLLDHVLDKLAAAGVTEAVVNVHYLPDQIIDHVATRIEPKIIISDERDQVLGTGGAVVKALPLLGSEPFYHLNADTMWIDGVQPNLARLAEAFDPARMDILLLMAPTANSIGYAGCGDYAMLTDGALRRRKENQVVPFVYAGVAILSPALFKDAPSGEFSLTRLFDKANEQERLFGLRMEGVWMHVGTPDAVRAAEDAFLASVA, from the coding sequence ATGTCCGTAAAACCCACCAAAGCAATGGTTCTCGCCGCCGGTCTCGGCCTGCGTATGCGACCGCTCACCGACAATCTGCCGAAGCCACTGGTCCCTGTCGCAGGGCAGCCGCTGCTGGATCATGTGCTCGACAAACTCGCCGCTGCCGGCGTGACCGAAGCGGTGGTCAATGTGCATTACCTGCCCGACCAGATCATCGATCATGTCGCGACGCGCATCGAACCGAAGATCATCATTTCCGACGAGCGCGATCAGGTGCTCGGCACCGGCGGCGCCGTGGTGAAGGCCCTGCCGCTGCTCGGCAGCGAGCCGTTCTATCATCTCAATGCCGACACGATGTGGATCGACGGGGTGCAGCCGAATCTCGCGCGTCTTGCGGAGGCCTTCGATCCTGCACGCATGGATATCCTGCTCTTGATGGCGCCGACCGCCAACAGCATCGGCTATGCCGGATGCGGCGACTACGCGATGCTCACCGATGGTGCGCTGCGTCGCCGCAAGGAGAATCAGGTCGTACCGTTCGTCTATGCCGGCGTCGCGATCCTGTCGCCGGCGCTGTTCAAGGATGCGCCATCCGGCGAATTCTCGCTGACCAGACTGTTCGACAAGGCCAACGAGCAGGAGCGCCTGTTCGGGCTGCGCATGGAAGGCGTCTGGATGCATGTCGGCACGCCCGACGCCGTGCGCGCCGCGGAAGACGCGTTCCTCGCCAGCGTCGCCTGA
- a CDS encoding PilZ domain-containing protein: MTERRAGDRVVFERGFPAHMMGIDGTWRRSCIMEDISETGAKLTVDGSVEGLNLKEFFLLLSSTGLAYRRCELGWVNGDQIGVNFLKPNDKKKKTKRSETQEAET; encoded by the coding sequence ATGACGGAGCGGCGTGCCGGAGATCGGGTCGTTTTCGAGCGCGGCTTTCCTGCGCACATGATGGGCATCGACGGCACCTGGCGTCGCTCCTGCATCATGGAAGATATTTCCGAGACCGGTGCCAAGCTCACCGTCGATGGTTCTGTCGAAGGATTGAACCTGAAAGAATTCTTCCTTCTGCTCTCGTCAACCGGACTTGCCTATCGCCGCTGCGAACTCGGCTGGGTCAATGGCGACCAGATTGGTGTGAACTTTCTCAAACCGAACGACAAAAAGAAAAAGACGAAACGTTCCGAGACGCAGGAGGCAGAAACGTGA
- the tsaE gene encoding tRNA (adenosine(37)-N6)-threonylcarbamoyltransferase complex ATPase subunit type 1 TsaE, translating into MNEPCTFSLALANETATAQLMADLALLISPGDVITLSGDLGAGKTAAARAMIRYLASDPELEVPSPTFTLAQSYDLPSFPLIHADLYRINDASELEEIGLSPLPDGVVALIEWPERADGTLPPDRIDIALSHRPALGSVARAAEITGHGKAASIVLRLKALREFLEEARYLDATRQRMAGDASTRSYARLIRGDYVFILMNAPKRPDGAPVYNGKSYSAAVHLAEDVRPFVAIANGLRAQGISAPAIHHADLDAGFLITEDFGTAPVTEGEPPAPIAERYQAATDMLAMLHGKTLPETLPLLPHVDYAIPVFDTDALMVEIGLMPEWYLPDRNAPLSDDARTEFVTMWRELLAKPAAAPKTWVLRDFHSPNIIWLEDREGIKKVGVIDFQDTVLGPAAYDLVSLLQDARIDVPEQLELTMLTRYIKARRAADPAFDPGAFAELYAIMSAQRNTRLLGTFARLNRRDGKPHYLKHQPRIWTYLNRSLAHPTLASFQQWYAAYVPPPRA; encoded by the coding sequence ATAAACGAGCCCTGCACATTTTCGCTGGCGCTCGCAAATGAGACCGCCACTGCGCAATTGATGGCCGACCTCGCTCTGCTGATCAGCCCCGGCGATGTCATCACCCTCTCGGGCGATCTCGGCGCCGGCAAGACGGCTGCGGCACGCGCGATGATTCGCTATCTCGCCAGCGATCCCGAGCTTGAAGTACCGAGCCCGACTTTCACGCTGGCACAGAGCTACGACCTGCCGTCGTTTCCTCTCATCCACGCCGATCTCTATCGCATCAACGACGCGAGTGAACTCGAGGAGATCGGTCTCTCACCGCTCCCGGATGGCGTGGTCGCACTGATCGAATGGCCGGAGCGCGCCGATGGTACGCTGCCGCCGGATCGTATCGATATTGCGCTCAGCCATCGCCCGGCACTGGGCTCCGTGGCGCGTGCGGCGGAGATCACCGGTCACGGCAAGGCCGCATCGATCGTTCTGCGCCTGAAAGCACTGCGTGAATTTCTCGAAGAAGCGCGCTATCTCGACGCCACGCGCCAGCGCATGGCCGGCGATGCGTCGACGCGCTCCTATGCGCGGCTGATTCGCGGTGACTACGTCTTCATCCTGATGAATGCGCCGAAGCGGCCGGATGGCGCGCCGGTCTATAACGGCAAGTCCTACAGCGCAGCGGTGCATCTGGCGGAGGACGTCAGACCGTTCGTCGCCATTGCGAACGGTTTGCGCGCGCAGGGGATCTCCGCGCCGGCGATCCATCACGCCGATCTCGATGCGGGTTTCCTGATCACCGAGGATTTCGGCACGGCGCCGGTGACCGAAGGCGAGCCGCCGGCGCCGATCGCCGAGCGCTATCAGGCAGCAACCGACATGCTGGCAATGCTGCACGGCAAGACGCTGCCGGAGACACTGCCGCTGTTGCCGCATGTCGATTACGCCATTCCCGTCTTCGACACGGATGCATTGATGGTCGAGATCGGCCTGATGCCGGAATGGTATCTGCCGGACCGTAACGCGCCACTCTCCGATGACGCTCGCACTGAATTTGTCACGATGTGGCGTGAACTCCTGGCGAAGCCCGCGGCCGCGCCGAAGACCTGGGTGCTGCGCGATTTCCATTCGCCAAATATCATCTGGCTCGAGGATCGCGAGGGCATCAAGAAGGTCGGCGTGATCGACTTTCAGGACACGGTGCTCGGCCCCGCCGCCTATGATCTCGTCTCGCTGCTGCAAGACGCGCGTATCGACGTGCCCGAGCAACTCGAGCTGACCATGCTGACGCGCTACATCAAGGCGCGCCGCGCAGCAGATCCCGCCTTCGATCCTGGGGCCTTTGCCGAACTCTATGCGATCATGTCGGCTCAGCGGAATACGCGATTGCTTGGGACGTTTGCGCGACTCAATCGCCGCGACGGCAAGCCGCATTATCTCAAGCACCAGCCGCGGATCTGGACCTATCTCAACCGTTCGCTGGCGCATCCGACGCTGGCGTCGTTCCAGCAGTGGTATGCGGCGTATGTGCCACCGCCGCGGGCCTAA